ACTAACGCTTGCCATCTCCACACACTGTtgggaaagatgaaaagctacacCTGGTGGCTCATTCAGTTTAAGCAAATGCATTGCAGATTGAACACCGTTATTtagaaggaaaatttcttgtttggtcctgggcccatatagttatttatagtagggtccaaccggaatttttttttatccggaggtccaaaattaattaaaacatgaaaatgtccataatgctcattactaccaaacgtgtgtgtctactgcttacaaatttgagtacatatctggtacactgcttaaaaattcgagtacatatttgctacactgcttacaaatttgagtacatatctgtctgagtacatatctgtcgtactgcttacaaatccaattatatatctgaatgcttacaaattcgagtacatatttgctgcactgcttccaggtagagtacaaatctgtaagaatcaatgataaataaattagaaaacgtattacatcacatacattgtaggatcatacaatgtagcaacccaaccttctacgttcctccaaatccatttgcatcacaccttctttcaaacacacgtcacaaccaatttgtaacttcatcaagaccaccaccgatttcacaagcttgcaaatctgaaccaacaacaactcatgttcctatcattcaaaatctgtcatttcttgcaataagttctgaactgcagctccagataatctccatatccaattccagtactgaatcaaacgtaacaaagagcatctatttcaatatttcatatacgtactgaatcaaacataacaaggagcacttcctatgagtatgcgacatatgtactgaagattcatgaactacaaatcaacagtgtgacaacaacaggtgacagatctatgaaaaataagagaatcgaaagaaatattacagtatttcacgtaagtactgaagggtaagactgaaaaaggagcaaaaacacagaaaatagcacttcctatcagtattatacatacatactcatggatcgaaccaaaaaaattggaaaaacttcaaatataacaaaattagaagagttttgtatcagtacgccatatatgtactgtcaattcatacacgaaaaacaactgtaacaaacctaaaaaatgttataatgttgaaccaatgataaatcacaaataaccgctacagttttagttacctgtaaccctgggaaaacaACATTGTTAATCGCATattccatatcaacccaaagaacaggatctttcttgaagaaaatcatgccacctctgggacctcgtaatgactgcaaattgaaacagaatacatagtaaacaacatgacccttgaacctaaaccaataaaaaaaatgttgcttgtgttggtgtcagtagttgcagtcttgcagacttTATGAATGAgactaggtgtaccttgtgagtggtggttgttacaacatcacagtattcaaatgggtcAGCAAGTACATATGCAAcaacgagaccacttatgtgagccatatccatcatgagaaaagccccaacagaatctgcaatcttcaagaaacatagcaggaaagggaattaggtgtgcgtaatgggttaactagtctgattctctgatcactaagaatcacaactgttgataatcaaaagatatgtgtatacctttctcattcgaggataatcgaaatcacgaggataagcactagcaccaacaatgatgagttttggtcgaaagagggtggcagttttctcaagcatatcataatcaataaggcctgcaagtgaatttggtaatgaatgcaaattatcaacgaattataaatgaacaacaatagaccacatagtcattaaaaaaatataagaatgcagagcaacacctgttgattcatcaagacggtagggcatcgattcaaaataaatcgaagtcccagatacccgtcttttaggagtcataaatccatgtgacaagTGACCTCCATGAGGAAGATCCAGACCCTGTGCCAGTTACATGAACAAATTAATACATCCCCATATTTTGAAAGGTGAGTTGATTACATCCCTTAGGGGTTCAAAACTGATTTCAAAAAattggagagaaagagaaagaggcctCAACTTACCATAATACGGTCATGTGGGTTGAGAAGTGCAGTGTAAACTTCAAAGTTAGCAGGAGAACCAGACAGAGGTTGGATATTAACTCCCAATTTCTTTGGGTCTAAGTGAAATGCAGCCAAAGCCCTTTGTTGACAAAGTGTCTCTAGCTCATCAATGTACTCATTGCCACCATAGTACCTACATTGCAgaatgaaatgatcaaatgcatttcaatacaaatacagggaaaaaatacaacATTAAGCACCATCTTTACCTTTTACCATGAAGCCTTTCtgaatacttgtttgtgagacaagaacccacagcttccatcactgcgcgagatgtaaaattctctgaagcaatgagctccaagctgttaaactgacgattcttctcactatcaattattgaacgtacttcagggtctgcctaacttgagaaggtaatct
This genomic stretch from Papaver somniferum cultivar HN1 chromosome 5, ASM357369v1, whole genome shotgun sequence harbors:
- the LOC113279749 gene encoding serine hydroxymethyltransferase 3, chloroplastic-like; this translates as PEVRSIIDSEKNRQFNSLELIASENFTSRAVMEAVGSCLTNKYSERLHGKRYYGGNEYIDELETLCQQRALAAFHLDPKKLGVNIQPLSGSPANFEVYTALLNPHDRIMGLDLPHGGHLSHGFMTPKRRVSGTSIYFESMPYRLDESTGLIDYDMLEKTATLFRPKLIIVGASAYPRDFDYPRMRKIADSVGAFLMMDMAHISGLVVAYVLADPFEYCDVVTTTTHKSLRGPRGGMIFFKKDPVLWVDMEYAINNVVFPGLQYWNWIWRLSGAAVQNLLLFNNWLDGCKDIFEAMHQLVTTPSALNIMELLLVTSTDRNILDGSQASCKVLNNSLFDVPLQ